A genome region from Maridesulfovibrio salexigens DSM 2638 includes the following:
- a CDS encoding DUF169 domain-containing protein, whose amino-acid sequence MKSIIEAHLKPKLHPVALLRSDVRPDENLQPKMGKYVCIMTMFAQVSAHGKTAVFDRNTYGCPGASAGLGFGSVYPSAMGGLDTFEAFFSKGIYSAKNPEAYQQMIDNAPKHMVNKLTVGEKFHATPEKAHRWMTEELPLYNFKEKYRILKPLSQVSEEETPESIIFVVNPLQLSALITLAGSIHDGLMDIMAPQGAACQMIGAYVFQQAESPQPRPVLGLTDLAARKHVRKTLPQDTLTLSMPWKLYLQYENAAEDGIFSSPLWEDML is encoded by the coding sequence ATGAAAAGTATTATTGAGGCTCACTTGAAGCCGAAACTCCACCCTGTTGCACTGCTCCGTTCAGACGTCCGCCCAGACGAAAACCTGCAACCCAAAATGGGGAAATATGTCTGTATTATGACTATGTTCGCACAAGTCAGCGCGCATGGTAAAACAGCAGTGTTTGATCGTAACACATACGGTTGCCCCGGTGCTTCAGCCGGACTGGGTTTCGGCTCTGTTTACCCATCAGCAATGGGCGGCCTTGATACATTCGAAGCCTTTTTCTCTAAAGGCATCTACTCCGCCAAAAACCCGGAAGCATATCAGCAAATGATCGACAACGCTCCCAAGCATATGGTTAATAAACTTACAGTAGGCGAAAAATTCCACGCTACACCGGAAAAAGCCCATCGCTGGATGACTGAAGAACTTCCCTTGTACAATTTCAAAGAGAAATACCGAATATTAAAACCTCTTTCCCAAGTTAGTGAAGAAGAAACACCTGAATCAATAATTTTTGTTGTAAATCCGCTCCAACTCTCAGCCCTCATTACTCTTGCCGGGTCAATCCACGATGGACTGATGGATATTATGGCTCCGCAGGGAGCAGCCTGCCAGATGATAGGAGCATACGTTTTTCAGCAGGCGGAATCCCCCCAGCCACGTCCGGTCCTCGGACTTACCGATCTTGCTGCCCGCAAACATGTCCGCAAGACGCTTCCTCAAGACACCCTTACTTTATCAATGCCTTGGAAACTATATCTCCAATATGAAAATGCAGCAGAAGATGGAATATTTTCATCCCCGCTCTGGGAAGATATGCTGTAG
- a CDS encoding cytochrome c3 family protein: protein MHKPWQYLMKKKSIIIIVSLAALSLWIGHVMSSPNDDSSKDFITPYNSTNFHDGVSFSHQEHAEEGIDCFTCHHTDQNKEEIQACRTCHNDTSEQAINDPEGYYQAWHSKTSKQSCVGCHQTVKDDIAPKTCKSCHLGHEREDRHSRHDDRKYRS from the coding sequence ATGCACAAACCATGGCAGTACCTCATGAAGAAGAAAAGTATCATAATCATTGTTTCGTTAGCAGCATTGAGTCTCTGGATTGGGCATGTGATGAGCTCCCCCAATGATGACTCTTCAAAAGACTTCATCACACCTTACAACTCGACAAACTTTCACGATGGAGTCTCCTTCTCGCATCAGGAACATGCAGAAGAGGGAATCGACTGTTTTACTTGCCATCATACCGATCAGAACAAAGAAGAGATACAAGCTTGTCGCACCTGTCATAACGATACAAGCGAACAAGCCATTAATGATCCGGAAGGATACTACCAGGCATGGCACAGCAAAACTTCAAAACAATCCTGCGTAGGTTGCCACCAAACCGTTAAAGACGACATTGCCCCCAAAACATGTAAATCCTGCCACCTTGGACATGAACGCGAGGATAGACACTCGCGTCACGATGACCGGAAATACAGGTCTTAA
- a CDS encoding GntR family transcriptional regulator: protein MDGIKKLTYSEQVAEYIKQSILEGELSPGDQVKEVLLAEKLGISRAPIREALQILAREGLIKSEPQKGKHVSALTAKQIMDSYFTGGVLEAAAVTQALPLYTDEDISNLEQIVEQMREVAESGKDHESLTKLDTTFHNILFSRIDNELLIELCRRSCQGISKFLLYKRWINLYTPQQVYERHLVILEALKSGRPSRLEKTIRKHYTDSGKRMSKYGVDVHKG from the coding sequence ATGGACGGCATCAAAAAGCTAACTTATAGCGAACAAGTCGCTGAATACATTAAGCAATCCATCCTCGAAGGGGAATTATCCCCCGGAGATCAGGTCAAAGAAGTGCTGTTGGCTGAAAAACTGGGAATCAGCCGCGCTCCCATCCGCGAAGCATTGCAGATTCTCGCCCGTGAAGGACTCATCAAGTCCGAGCCGCAAAAAGGCAAACACGTATCCGCACTCACTGCCAAGCAGATCATGGACAGCTATTTCACAGGGGGAGTACTTGAAGCCGCCGCGGTAACACAGGCCCTGCCCCTCTACACTGATGAAGATATTTCCAATCTCGAACAGATCGTGGAACAGATGCGTGAGGTTGCAGAATCCGGCAAGGATCATGAATCACTGACCAAGCTGGATACCACATTCCACAACATTCTCTTTTCCCGCATAGATAATGAACTTCTTATAGAGCTCTGCCGACGCTCCTGTCAGGGAATCTCCAAGTTCCTGCTCTACAAGCGCTGGATAAACCTCTACACCCCTCAACAAGTCTACGAGCGCCACCTGGTTATTCTGGAAGCCCTCAAATCAGGTCGTCCTTCCAGACTCGAAAAGACTATCCGCAAGCACTACACCGATTCCGGTAAGCGCATGTCCAAGTATGGAGTAGATGTCCATAAGGGATAA
- a CDS encoding TRAP transporter large permease, producing the protein MDTAIVLTFLALASFLFLSVPIGVAIGMSVIVGIWAGDMLPYEFLIQKMVTSLDVFPLMAVPFFIMAGEIMQKGSMAQRLLTVSKSLVGHITGGMAHISILTSMFYGALSGSAPATVAAVGGIMVPSMKKEGYSTSFSTAVNTAAGCLGVMIPPSVPLIIYGTTAGVSVGDLFIAGVIPGIFVGICLMICSYILSKKHGYTGSGERATFKEIMTALKDSIVALMVPLIVLGGIYGGLTTPTEAGVIAVLYAFVAEGLVLRTLSWKKVTEIFKGTALTTASIFLVVATATALGQILLFYNVPDMLVKFLVGVSDNKYVLIPIILVFLLIMGTFMDALANILILTPLLLPVVKVLGMNPIHFGIVMIVCASMGFLTPPVGVNLFVGCSIGNISIEKLSAAVMPFLFTMILALLAIVFFPPMALWLPGL; encoded by the coding sequence ATGGATACCGCAATAGTCCTTACATTTCTTGCACTCGCATCGTTCCTGTTCCTGAGCGTACCTATTGGTGTCGCCATCGGAATGAGCGTTATCGTGGGTATCTGGGCAGGCGACATGCTGCCCTACGAATTCCTGATTCAAAAAATGGTCACATCTCTTGATGTATTCCCGCTCATGGCTGTCCCGTTCTTTATTATGGCGGGTGAGATCATGCAGAAGGGTAGTATGGCCCAACGCCTGCTGACCGTTTCTAAAAGCCTTGTCGGTCATATTACCGGCGGAATGGCTCACATTTCCATCCTAACCAGCATGTTCTACGGAGCATTGTCCGGTTCAGCACCTGCAACCGTTGCGGCTGTTGGCGGAATCATGGTCCCCTCCATGAAAAAAGAAGGCTATAGCACCTCCTTCTCTACTGCCGTCAACACCGCAGCGGGTTGTCTGGGCGTTATGATTCCACCCAGTGTACCGCTGATCATTTACGGTACCACAGCCGGTGTTTCTGTCGGTGACCTGTTCATCGCAGGTGTCATTCCCGGTATTTTCGTTGGTATCTGCCTCATGATCTGCAGCTACATCCTTTCCAAGAAACACGGCTACACCGGCTCCGGTGAGCGCGCCACCTTCAAGGAAATCATGACTGCACTCAAGGATTCCATTGTAGCACTCATGGTACCACTCATCGTTCTCGGCGGTATCTACGGTGGACTGACCACCCCCACCGAAGCTGGTGTTATCGCTGTACTCTACGCCTTTGTTGCCGAAGGTCTCGTACTGCGCACTCTGAGCTGGAAAAAGGTAACCGAGATCTTCAAAGGTACAGCGCTGACCACTGCATCCATCTTCTTAGTGGTTGCCACAGCGACAGCGCTCGGTCAGATCCTGCTCTTCTACAATGTACCCGATATGCTCGTAAAATTCCTCGTTGGAGTTTCTGACAACAAGTACGTTCTTATCCCGATCATTCTGGTTTTCCTGCTGATCATGGGTACCTTCATGGACGCACTGGCAAACATCCTCATCCTGACCCCGCTGCTCCTGCCTGTGGTTAAGGTTCTGGGCATGAACCCGATTCACTTCGGTATTGTCATGATCGTCTGTGCTTCCATGGGCTTCCTGACTCCTCCAGTTGGTGTAAACCTCTTCGTAGGTTGCAGCATCGGTAACATCAGCATTGAAAAACTCAGTGCCGCTGTTATGCCCTTCCTGTTCACGATGATTCTGGCACTCCTCGCCATTGTCTTCTTCCCGCCCATGGCACTCTGGCTGCCCGGGCTGTAA
- a CDS encoding TRAP transporter small permease gives MSKNLFDKVEGVVSSTCLAGMALIIAVQVFMRYVLQSSLDWSEELARYLFIWSVYVGCSYATQKDRHLEVTILRSFGPNIAKYVTLAAYICTIGFCVCTSVWGFQMADFLAGTGQKTPALEIQMYWVFLSVPVGMGLMAIRTAQRVLSIIRGDIKFASPVEK, from the coding sequence ATGAGTAAAAATTTATTCGATAAAGTCGAAGGGGTCGTATCATCTACCTGTCTCGCAGGCATGGCCCTGATCATCGCAGTTCAGGTCTTCATGCGCTACGTCCTGCAAAGTTCGCTGGACTGGTCTGAAGAACTGGCCCGCTACCTCTTCATCTGGTCCGTCTATGTCGGTTGCAGCTATGCGACTCAAAAAGACCGCCACCTGGAAGTAACCATTCTCCGCAGCTTCGGCCCGAACATAGCCAAATATGTAACTCTGGCGGCCTACATCTGCACCATCGGATTCTGTGTATGCACCTCTGTCTGGGGTTTCCAGATGGCTGATTTTCTCGCTGGCACCGGGCAGAAGACCCCGGCCCTTGAAATCCAGATGTACTGGGTATTCCTCAGTGTTCCCGTCGGCATGGGCCTCATGGCCATCCGCACCGCACAGCGTGTGCTCTCCATTATCCGGGGTGATATTAAATTCGCCTCCCCGGTGGAAAAATAG
- a CDS encoding TRAP transporter substrate-binding protein — protein sequence MSRISAMLIALVAVLVLSTAAFAGPTVIKLAHPNVPQHPMGQAFEKFKELVETRTDGKFRVDIYDSSKFGNFDAVVQGLQFNMLQMGSASTPNLAPFSDDFLIFDLPFLFPTYESADLITDGPIGMTAAKALEKTGIIGLGYIEIGFRNLWNNQRTVKTLEDAKGLKIRSTPSKAHIATLKGLGINPTPISWGEVYTALQQKTVDGIDIDLNLAWHNNFPEVNNNLTIVNSLYSPHLVMMSKRFLDSLDDADKVTILEAFEEAKLYERKLIRDGEKEIMAKLADKGVTVYTLTPEERARWAEATKGVYNQFEKRIGKDLIERAKATIAAGK from the coding sequence ATGTCTCGTATTTCCGCAATGCTGATCGCTCTCGTGGCTGTTCTGGTTCTGTCCACCGCCGCGTTTGCAGGTCCCACTGTAATTAAACTGGCCCACCCCAACGTCCCCCAGCACCCCATGGGTCAGGCTTTTGAAAAATTCAAAGAACTCGTTGAAACCCGCACCGACGGTAAGTTCCGCGTCGACATCTACGACAGCTCCAAATTCGGTAACTTCGACGCAGTTGTACAGGGCCTGCAGTTCAACATGTTGCAGATGGGTTCCGCTTCCACTCCGAACCTTGCTCCTTTCTCCGATGATTTCCTGATCTTCGACCTGCCTTTTCTGTTCCCCACTTACGAGTCTGCGGACCTGATCACCGATGGTCCTATCGGCATGACCGCTGCAAAAGCACTGGAAAAAACCGGTATCATCGGCCTCGGTTACATTGAAATCGGTTTCCGTAACCTTTGGAACAACCAGCGCACCGTAAAAACTCTCGAAGATGCTAAGGGCCTCAAAATCCGCTCTACTCCTTCTAAAGCGCACATCGCCACCCTGAAAGGTCTCGGCATCAACCCCACTCCTATTTCCTGGGGTGAAGTATACACCGCCCTGCAGCAAAAGACTGTTGACGGCATCGATATCGACCTCAACCTTGCATGGCACAACAACTTCCCCGAAGTTAACAACAACCTTACTATTGTTAACTCCCTTTACTCCCCCCACCTCGTAATGATGTCCAAACGTTTCCTCGATTCCCTCGATGATGCAGACAAAGTTACCATCCTCGAAGCTTTCGAAGAAGCAAAACTGTACGAACGCAAGCTCATCCGTGACGGTGAAAAAGAAATCATGGCTAAACTGGCCGACAAAGGTGTGACCGTTTACACTCTCACTCCTGAAGAACGTGCTCGCTGGGCAGAAGCCACCAAAGGCGTATACAACCAGTTTGAAAAACGTATCGGTAAAGACCTGATTGAAAGAGCTAAAGCTACTATTGCAGCTGGTAAATAA
- a CDS encoding D-cysteine desulfhydrase, whose protein sequence is MNLAKFPRRGYVKNPTPIEAAPAFSEALGGKVNIFIKRDDLLPGCAGGNKTRKLDFCIADAIEKGADTIITCGAVQSNHARLTLSWAVKEGMDCHLVLEERVKGSYKPEASGNNFLFQLMGVKSIDVVPGGSDMMGEMEKLAAKLEAEGKKPYIIPGGASNTIGATGYVACAEETLQQLFEMGLKIDHMVVPSGSAGTHAGVVVGMHGCNANIPVSGVNVSRPKDVQEGIVHKLAVETAERVGVKGGIPSEAVECFDSYVGPGYSLPTDSMVEAVKLLASTEGILLDPVYSGKAMAGLVDLVRKGHFPEGSNVLFLHTGGSPALYAYLDTFRD, encoded by the coding sequence ATGAACCTCGCTAAATTTCCCCGTCGCGGCTATGTTAAAAACCCCACACCCATCGAAGCAGCTCCGGCTTTCTCCGAAGCGCTCGGCGGCAAAGTAAACATCTTTATCAAGCGCGACGACCTGCTCCCCGGTTGTGCTGGCGGTAACAAAACCCGCAAGCTCGACTTCTGCATCGCTGACGCAATCGAAAAAGGTGCTGACACCATCATCACCTGCGGTGCTGTTCAGTCCAACCATGCACGTCTGACCCTCTCCTGGGCAGTTAAAGAAGGTATGGACTGCCACCTCGTTCTCGAAGAGCGCGTAAAGGGCAGCTACAAGCCTGAAGCTTCCGGTAACAACTTCCTGTTCCAGCTCATGGGCGTTAAATCCATCGATGTAGTTCCCGGCGGTTCTGACATGATGGGCGAAATGGAAAAACTGGCAGCAAAACTGGAAGCTGAAGGTAAAAAACCTTACATCATCCCCGGCGGCGCATCCAACACCATCGGTGCAACCGGTTACGTAGCATGCGCAGAAGAAACCCTGCAGCAGCTCTTCGAAATGGGTCTTAAAATTGACCACATGGTTGTTCCTTCCGGTTCCGCAGGCACCCACGCAGGTGTTGTTGTAGGTATGCACGGCTGCAACGCCAACATCCCCGTATCCGGTGTTAACGTAAGCCGTCCCAAAGACGTACAGGAAGGCATCGTTCACAAACTGGCAGTAGAAACTGCTGAGCGCGTTGGCGTTAAAGGCGGTATCCCCTCTGAAGCAGTTGAGTGTTTCGACTCTTACGTCGGCCCCGGCTACTCCCTGCCCACCGATTCTATGGTTGAAGCAGTTAAACTGCTTGCTTCCACCGAAGGTATCCTGCTTGACCCCGTATACTCCGGTAAAGCAATGGCAGGTCTCGTAGACCTCGTCCGCAAAGGACACTTCCCCGAAGGTTCCAACGTTCTCTTCCTGCATACCGGCGGCTCCCCGGCTCTCTATGCATATCTGGACACCTTCCGCGACTAA
- a CDS encoding RidA family protein, giving the protein MSKTIIDTSNAPAAIGPYSQAVAAGDFLFTSGALPIDPATGKMVEGSIEDRAHQVFKNLSAIAEEAGTSLDNAVKTTVYLADIADFQAVNGVYGEYFNKPFPARSAFQVAALPLGSDIEVEAIINLK; this is encoded by the coding sequence ATGAGCAAAACCATCATCGACACTTCTAATGCTCCTGCCGCAATCGGCCCCTACTCCCAGGCTGTGGCCGCTGGCGACTTTCTCTTTACTTCCGGTGCACTGCCCATTGATCCGGCAACCGGAAAAATGGTCGAAGGCAGCATCGAAGACCGTGCCCACCAGGTATTTAAAAACCTGAGCGCGATTGCAGAAGAGGCAGGCACCTCTCTGGACAATGCTGTCAAAACCACCGTTTACCTCGCTGACATCGCTGACTTTCAGGCAGTGAACGGCGTGTATGGTGAATATTTTAACAAGCCCTTCCCTGCCCGCAGCGCCTTTCAGGTGGCAGCACTGCCCCTCGGCTCGGACATCGAAGTTGAAGCAATTATCAACCTTAAATAA
- a CDS encoding dicarboxylate/amino acid:cation symporter has protein sequence MKLYHKILLGLILGIIAGLVLGDKAAYLKPIGDIFIRCLRVIVVPLILSTLITGVVSTGDVRNLGKLGFRTVAYFMGTTTVAVVIGLIVANFVQPGTGLSLGEIAAIQRPETVGPMEMIVSMFPINPMEALAKGRVLQIIVFALLFGAGLSMTGEAGEPVKKFFEGIAEVMFKVSDIVISFAPYGVFALIAWTTGKFGLDILMPMAKLIAATFLACAAHILFTYTGLIALIARVSPMDFLKKVMEPALVGLSTCSAAAAFPFSMRAQKQLGVPKKVFGFTMPMALTINMDGTALYQSVAAMFVANAFGIELTLTQQATIVLTAVLASIGTASIPGGGLIMLTMVLESVGLPLEGIAIVAGIDRILDMFRTTTNIFGDNSAGVVVASLGGELDREVAATSLDQLEEAEAHK, from the coding sequence ATGAAACTTTACCACAAAATATTACTAGGACTCATACTTGGAATAATTGCAGGATTAGTCTTAGGTGATAAGGCAGCATACTTAAAACCGATAGGCGACATTTTTATTCGCTGCCTCAGAGTTATTGTTGTCCCCCTGATCCTCTCTACATTGATTACCGGAGTCGTTAGTACCGGAGACGTCCGTAATTTAGGAAAACTGGGATTCAGGACGGTTGCGTATTTCATGGGAACAACAACCGTAGCAGTTGTTATCGGGCTTATTGTTGCCAACTTTGTGCAGCCCGGCACAGGACTTTCCCTCGGAGAAATTGCTGCAATTCAGCGCCCTGAGACTGTAGGACCGATGGAAATGATCGTAAGCATGTTTCCGATCAACCCCATGGAAGCCCTTGCAAAAGGACGCGTGTTACAGATCATCGTGTTCGCACTTCTCTTCGGAGCAGGACTTTCAATGACCGGCGAAGCTGGAGAGCCTGTTAAAAAATTCTTTGAAGGCATTGCCGAAGTTATGTTCAAAGTGTCTGACATTGTAATTAGCTTTGCTCCTTATGGCGTATTTGCTCTGATTGCATGGACTACCGGCAAATTCGGTCTTGATATCCTTATGCCCATGGCTAAACTGATCGCGGCCACCTTCCTTGCATGTGCTGCTCACATCTTATTCACATACACAGGCTTGATTGCCCTGATCGCTCGCGTCTCCCCCATGGACTTTCTCAAAAAAGTAATGGAACCAGCCCTCGTAGGTCTTTCCACCTGTAGCGCGGCAGCAGCATTCCCCTTTTCCATGCGTGCCCAGAAACAGCTTGGAGTTCCTAAAAAAGTCTTCGGCTTCACCATGCCTATGGCTCTGACTATCAACATGGACGGTACTGCATTGTACCAGTCTGTGGCAGCGATGTTCGTTGCAAATGCATTTGGCATTGAGTTAACCCTCACTCAGCAGGCAACCATTGTCCTCACTGCCGTACTCGCTTCCATCGGCACAGCCAGCATTCCCGGCGGCGGATTAATCATGCTGACCATGGTTCTCGAATCTGTAGGACTTCCGCTGGAAGGAATTGCAATCGTAGCAGGTATCGACAGAATCCTTGATATGTTCAGAACTACCACCAACATTTTCGGCGACAACTCTGCCGGTGTTGTTGTCGCTTCCCTCGGAGGCGAACTGGACCGCGAAGTTGCAGCCACAAGCCTTGACCAGCTTGAAGAAGCTGAAGCTCACAAATAG
- a CDS encoding substrate-binding periplasmic protein, protein MKRVFCFGLALYFMSIVSAFAGDRLTVLTEDWPPYSYESDGRVVGLSADLVVQTLARAGFDYSLNIKPWKRAYKETLSNKATILFTTSRTEQREKMFKWVGPLFPRKIVLYRLKRNKHIVVNSFDDLRKYKIGVLRGGSVEEILKARGFEQGCNYDEAATNKQNILKLFLNRIDLIPGSEVTMAHRMKSTSHKFSDLEMAFVLVDQGGYYIAVNKETPDDVVRRIQGAFDSLIAEGGRDKIIKTYLGDLNH, encoded by the coding sequence ATGAAAAGGGTGTTCTGTTTTGGGTTGGCTCTTTATTTTATGAGTATTGTTTCAGCTTTTGCAGGTGATCGGCTGACTGTGCTTACTGAGGATTGGCCTCCTTACAGTTATGAATCAGATGGTAGGGTGGTAGGCCTAAGTGCTGACCTTGTAGTACAGACTCTTGCCAGGGCTGGTTTTGATTATTCTCTGAACATTAAGCCTTGGAAGCGTGCTTATAAAGAAACACTGAGTAATAAAGCTACCATTCTATTTACAACCAGTCGTACGGAACAGCGTGAAAAAATGTTCAAGTGGGTGGGGCCGCTCTTTCCCAGAAAAATAGTTTTATATCGCTTGAAGAGAAACAAACATATCGTGGTTAATTCGTTTGATGATTTACGTAAGTATAAAATTGGAGTTTTGCGCGGCGGTTCAGTTGAAGAAATTTTAAAAGCGCGTGGATTTGAACAGGGCTGCAATTACGATGAGGCTGCAACGAATAAGCAGAATATCCTTAAATTGTTTTTAAATCGTATCGATCTCATTCCCGGATCGGAAGTGACAATGGCACATAGGATGAAGTCAACGTCACATAAGTTTAGTGATTTAGAAATGGCTTTTGTCTTAGTTGATCAGGGTGGTTACTATATCGCGGTCAATAAAGAGACACCCGATGATGTTGTGAGACGAATTCAAGGCGCTTTCGATTCTTTGATAGCTGAAGGTGGGAGGGATAAAATTATCAAAACATATTTGGGAGATTTAAATCATTAG
- the dgcN gene encoding N-acetyltransferase DgcN gives MFEAPYLLFLGDAPDALAAKMAQGIYDWRPEAVAGQFRMEECGADLGIKDLSIKEAAEAGVKTLVIGVVNRGGIISEGWKSILVEALEAGMDIASGLHTLLRDQPELVEAAEKNDCSLHDVRIPTVKYPIANGKNRSGKRCLAVGTDCSVGKMYTTLAMDREMKKQGRKSTFRATGQTGILIEGNGVPLDAVIADFMAGSVEYITPDNDADHWDFIEGQGSLFHASYSGVTMALIHGGQPDALILCHEPTRETMRGLPDYTLPSLEELREMVMPIAKVVNPDCKAVACSINTQHMSEDEALTYLAEVEKQMGIPAVDPFRQGAERLIEALG, from the coding sequence ATGTTTGAAGCACCATATTTACTTTTTCTCGGAGATGCTCCGGATGCTCTGGCTGCAAAAATGGCTCAGGGTATTTATGACTGGAGACCTGAAGCTGTTGCCGGACAGTTTCGTATGGAAGAGTGTGGAGCAGATCTTGGAATTAAGGATCTTTCTATTAAAGAAGCAGCTGAAGCCGGAGTTAAGACTCTTGTCATCGGTGTTGTAAACCGTGGCGGTATTATCTCAGAAGGTTGGAAATCCATTCTTGTGGAAGCTCTTGAAGCCGGAATGGACATCGCATCCGGGCTGCATACTCTTCTGCGTGATCAGCCTGAGCTTGTTGAAGCTGCTGAAAAGAATGACTGTTCTTTGCACGATGTTCGTATTCCCACTGTTAAGTATCCCATTGCAAATGGTAAAAACCGCAGCGGCAAGCGTTGTCTTGCTGTCGGTACCGATTGCTCTGTTGGTAAAATGTACACCACACTCGCTATGGATCGCGAAATGAAAAAGCAGGGCCGTAAGTCCACTTTCCGTGCTACCGGTCAGACTGGTATTCTGATCGAAGGTAACGGCGTACCTCTTGATGCGGTTATTGCCGATTTTATGGCCGGTTCTGTGGAATACATCACTCCTGACAATGATGCTGACCATTGGGATTTCATCGAAGGTCAGGGCAGCCTTTTTCATGCATCCTACTCAGGTGTAACTATGGCCCTGATTCATGGCGGTCAGCCTGATGCTCTGATTCTTTGCCACGAACCTACTCGCGAAACCATGCGCGGTCTGCCTGATTACACCCTGCCTTCCCTTGAAGAGCTTCGCGAAATGGTGATGCCTATTGCTAAAGTAGTTAATCCTGATTGCAAGGCAGTGGCCTGCTCTATCAATACTCAGCACATGTCTGAAGATGAGGCTCTTACCTACCTTGCTGAAGTAGAAAAACAGATGGGAATTCCCGCTGTTGATCCTTTCCGTCAGGGTGCAGAACGTCTTATTGAGGCTCTGGGATAA
- the dgcA gene encoding N-acetyl-D-Glu racemase DgcA, which translates to MKISVTKDVFPLAQVFTIARGSRTEAVVLRVEIEEDGFTGRGECVPYARYNETVDSVTAQIEGLNTPITREELQSALPAGAARNAVDCALWDLEAKKAGVPVWKLAGISESTPEVTAYTLSLDTPEKMEEQAAKNSNRPLLKTKLGGGIEDIARIEAVRRGAPDARIIVDANEGWTADIYREMAPVLVRLGVEMVEQPLPSSDDEALLDIERVLPVCADESCHDRESLPALKGKYDMINIKLDKTGGLTEAIKLREAALAEGYKVMVGCMVGSSLAMAPAVLVASGADVVDLDGPLLLAEDRESPLEYDDKFVFPPQSSLWG; encoded by the coding sequence ATGAAAATCTCGGTAACAAAAGACGTTTTCCCGCTGGCGCAGGTTTTTACTATTGCGCGCGGATCACGCACCGAAGCTGTTGTGCTGCGGGTTGAGATCGAAGAAGACGGTTTTACCGGGCGTGGGGAATGCGTTCCCTACGCCCGCTACAATGAAACCGTTGATTCTGTCACCGCACAGATCGAAGGTTTGAATACTCCTATTACCCGTGAAGAATTGCAGTCTGCACTTCCTGCCGGGGCGGCGCGTAATGCTGTGGATTGCGCTCTTTGGGATCTGGAAGCAAAGAAGGCCGGAGTTCCGGTATGGAAGCTGGCTGGAATCAGCGAATCTACCCCGGAAGTTACAGCTTATACACTTTCCCTCGATACTCCAGAGAAGATGGAAGAACAGGCTGCAAAAAATTCAAACCGTCCTCTGCTTAAAACCAAGCTTGGCGGCGGGATTGAAGATATTGCCCGTATTGAAGCTGTGCGTAGGGGAGCTCCTGATGCCCGCATAATTGTGGATGCAAATGAAGGTTGGACTGCTGACATTTACCGTGAGATGGCTCCTGTGTTGGTTCGTCTCGGTGTGGAAATGGTGGAACAGCCGCTTCCTTCTTCGGATGATGAAGCCCTGCTGGATATTGAAAGAGTTCTGCCTGTCTGTGCTGATGAATCCTGCCATGACCGTGAGTCCCTGCCTGCTTTGAAGGGCAAATATGATATGATTAATATCAAGCTGGACAAGACCGGAGGTTTGACCGAAGCTATCAAACTGCGTGAAGCTGCTTTAGCTGAGGGTTATAAGGTTATGGTCGGATGTATGGTCGGTTCTTCGCTGGCAATGGCACCTGCTGTGCTGGTTGCAAGCGGTGCTGATGTAGTAGATCTTGACGGGCCTTTACTTTTGGCAGAAGACAGGGAATCCCCATTGGAATACGATGACAAATTTGTCTTTCCCCCACAGAGTTCTTTGTGGGGCTAG